GAAAAGTATCGCACAGCTTTACAACAAATCGATTATTTTCATCGTGAAGTGGTTGGGAAGCACGAAGCTATTAAGAAAATTACCAAGTGGCAAGATATAAAGACATTAGCTCCTACTGAAATAGGCGCCATGCTTTCTTTAGAAGGAGCTGATGCCTTTGGCAATGATCTCATGAAGTTACGTACACTTTATGAATTAGGTGTTAAGTCGATTGGTTTAACGTGGAATAATGCTAATTTATGTGCAGATGGATGTGGTGAGCCTAGAGGTGCGGGGCTCACACAGTTAGGGGCAGAAGTTGTAAAGTTGAATAATGAAAATAAAGTTTGGACTGATTTATCACACCTATCTATTAGATCTTTTTGGGATACGGTGGCATTAGCGGATTATCCAATTGCTAGTCATTCAAATTCATACACTGTTTATTCTCACAGAAGAAATTTAAATGACAAACAAGCAGAAGAGATTTTTAGAAAAAATGGCCTAATTGGTATCGTGTTTAATCCTCCTTTTGTGAGACATAATGATTCAGTGCAAATCACCGATCTAATCAGACACATTGATCACTTTTGCTCAATAGGCGGTGTTGAACATCTCGCTTTCGGCTCAGATTTTGATGGTATTTCCACCTATATTCGCGGGTTGGAACATGCAGGAAAGTATCAGGTACTTATTACTGAATTGTTGAAATATTTCACAGAGGAAGAGGTACGAGGATTTGCTTATCAAAATATGCTGAATCATTTGCCAGAGGATGAATGAGTAACATCTGCCCTGTGACATGTTAAGGGCGGGTGTTATTTATATCGCAAGCAAGTAAAGTTGTTGGTATGTCATACTGATGTAGTAATTAAGGCCTACACAGAAAGCTTAAATCAGCTATTGACTTACCTCAGAAAGCGTCCGTTAAAATGGAGAGCTAACGCTATTTAGCCGGGAGATAACGGACGCTTATATCCTGATTCACTCAACGACTACTCAGTGGGAGAAAAGGAGAAATCCCCGCTGACTGAAGATTCGTTTTATGGCGTATTTTAAGAAGGAAGGATGTATAGCAATTGGAATCATGGGTTAAAGAGGCGTTACTACAAGCTGGTTGCAATGCTGCTTCTATTCAAGATATTGACCATGTTTCTGGAGGTGATATTAATGAGGCGCTTTATATTAAGACGGGAGACTGTGATTATTTTGTCAAGAGTCATAAGAAGATGACATCAAATTTTTTTACTATTGAAAAGGAATCATTGGAATTTATTCATCTTGAAGCAAAAATTGGCACTCCAGAAACGTATGGGGTATTCACTGTTGATACAAAAGATGGTAAAAGAAGTGGTTTGGTGATGCAGTGGATAGCATCTGAAGCACGCAAAAACGATTGCCAAGAGAGACTAGCAAATTGTATTGCTAACTTGCATCGTGTGACTCATACGGCATTTGGTTATAATAAACATACATACATCGGGACCATTCTTCAACATAATGACTGGAATGAAAATTGGTGTGAGTTTTATGCTTCAAAGCGATTACTACCACAAACAGAACTAGCTGTTAAAAGCGGGAAAATGCCTCTCAAAAGGCGCAGAATGATGGATCACTTAATAACGCGTTTACACCAGTGGATCCCGACAACAAGTGTGAAGCCTAGATTGCTCCATGGTGATTTATGGTCAGGTAATTGGTTAAGTGATTCAGAAAACAAGATTTATCTTATTGATCCATCTATTTTATTTGGCCATAGGGAAATGGAGATAGCATATACTGAAATGTTTGGAGGGTTTAACGAGCTATTTTACAGCGCGTATACCGAACAATTACCATTGGATCAGGAATATCATTCGCGAAAGCCCCTTTATCAATTGTTTTATTTACTTGTTCATTTAAATACATTTGGTGAAAGGTATGGTGCTCAAATTGATGATATACTTAACCATTACATAGGTGACCAAAGGTCACAGAATAAAATTCATTTCTAAAATAAACGTTTATCACAAATAAGTGTCAGTAATCTCCGGCCTTAAAAAGAAGAACGAAAACTCACGTTGATGGAAGGTGCGTTGTATGTGATATATCGAATGAGAAAAATAATAAATCCATAGTCTTTTATGGCTAAGGTTTAACTAAGCATATCGTAAGAAAGTCTCGTATCTACATGTTATAATAACTGATAATTTCTGAATACGAGGTACGAGGAGGTCAAGTCATGACAAAAGGAAATTACAAAAAGGCAACTTTTGCAGGGGGATGTTTTTGGTGTATGGTGTCCCCGTTTGACGAGCAACCTGGTATAGAGGCCGTTATTTCAGGATACACAGGCGGTCATACAACTAACCCTACGTATAAAGAGGTTTGTTCAGAAACAACAGGTCATCTAGAGGCAGTAGAAATTACGTATGATTCACATGTTTTCCCTTATGAGAAACTGTTAGATCTTTTCTGGAAACAAATAGACCCTACAGACCCTGGTGGTCAATTTAATGACAGGGGTCACTCTTACACAACTGCTATTTTTTACCACGATGATTATCAAAAGGAGTTAGCTGAAAAGTCAAAACTGAATCTACAAAACAGTGCGAAGTTTAATGGCCAAATTACCACCGTCATTAGACCGGCTGAACCATTTTATCCTGCTGAAGAGTATCATCAGTATTATTATAAGAAAAATTCATTCCATTATAAATTATATAAAAAGGGTAGTGGAAGAGAGGATTTTATTAAAACCTATTGGGGGGATACATCGTGAAAAAGGATGAGTTAAAGAACAAACTAACACCGCTTCAATATAAGGTCACACAAGAAAATGGAACTGAACCTCCTTTTGAGAATCCATATTGGAATTTTTTTGAGGAAGGACTTTACGTAGATCTTGTGTCAGGTGAACCACTTTTTACTTCTAAAGAAAAATTCGATTCAAATTGTGGTTGGCCAAGTTTTACAAAACCAATTGATGAAGATTCTATAAAAGAAAAAGCAGATACGAGCCATCAGATGATCCGTACAGAAGTTAGAAGCTCTAAAGGTGACTCCCATTTAGGTCATGTGTTTAACGATGGCCCAAAACCAAATGGACTAAGATATTGTATTAATTCAGCAGCTTTAAAGTTTATACCTAAGGATAAATTGAAAGAAGAAGGTTATGAGGATTATCTACACCTGTTTGACGATTAACTCTATAAAACACATAGATGAAAATCACCTTTTCAAATGGAATGTCAATTAATTTGAAAAGGTGATTTTTGTTAAATTATTTAGAAAACCTAGGACTTCTTTTATTATTAGTGTCTAATACGATTAATTGCTGCCGCAAGCTCAAGCTTCCTAGGTAAAGCAAAATCTCCAGGATGTTGCCCAGCGAAAGGTGAGAGGCTATCAATGCCTTGTTGGTCAAGTTTTTCATATACACCATTTATTGCTTCTCTTAAGCTTAAAGTATCTTCTGGATGTTTAATAATTCGTTTAATCATTAATGCTAGGGCTTGGGTTTGACTTTGATCGACGAGTTGCTCTAAATAGGTGAGGTCGACAATCGTTTTTCCTATTCTAATTGTATGAAGTCCTTTACTCTCCACTTTTTCTTTCTTATCAAACAATTGAAAAAGTGCTCGCTTATCAATCATTCTTTTCTGTTCTAACGTTTGGAAAGGTTTAGCTAGCTCCTTCTTACGTTGAGTTAGTAGCTCCTTAGCTATTTTTTTAGCTTCATTCGTTTTATTGAATGGTTTGTATTCTTCCATCATATAAATGGCATCCGCCACATCAAAATAATCTCCAGAGCCTCCTATAACAAGAATAGAGGAAATCCCCTTTGTGACATACAAGTCTTGAACACGGTCTATGAATGGGATGATAGGTTCTTTGTCTCTTGACACAAGCTGTTGCATGCGAGCATCACGAATCATAAAGTTTGTGGCACTCGTGTCTTCATCAATTAGTAATAACTTTGCGTCCATTTCCAGAGCTTCCATAATATTTGCAGCTTGTGATGTACTGCCACTTGCGTTTTGAGAAGAAAAGTCTTTCGTCGTCTTTCCAAAAGGTAAATCATTAATAAAAGGCGAAATATTCACGTGTTTAATCATTCTTCCATCTTCAGAGCGTATTTTTAATGCAGATTCATCTGTGATGACATATTCTCTTCCGTCACCTATCTCGTGATTATAGACTCCTTTTTCTATCGCTTGTAATAAGGTGCTTTTTCCATGATAACCACCACCTGTTATGAGAGTAACCCCCTTTCTTATGGCCATGCCCCGAATTTGCTTGCCAGACGGTAATTTAAGGGTGACTTCATCTTCAGCTGGGCTCTCGAAAGGAACGGCATCTTGGCTTGGCATCGGTTTATGGCTAACACCAGTTTTTCTAGGAAGGATAGAATTGTTAGCAATAAAGCTGACAAGTTGTCGTTTTTTTAATTCTAAACGAATGTGTTTTTGGTCATTTGCTAGGATAAGTGCTTCTTTTAAACTTTCCCGATCATAGTTTTTAACGGTATTAATGATAATCTTAGGTAATAACGATGTCAGTAACGTGTTCGTCTGATGCCCTAATATGCTCCGTCCTTGTGCTGGTAGCCCACACGAAAGGCGAAATTCAATGCCCTTCGGCGTCATGAATACTGCAGTTCTATCGATGACTTCCTGTCCTGGTACATCAATGAAAATCAGCCCACTTTTTCCTGTGCCAGAGATAGTGTTTTTAACATTCTTTAGTTGTTTATGACACTCTTTAGCAAAAAAATGTTTTAGAGCAATCATTTGTTCTGGTTTCACATAATCGTGTGGGTTTAAGTCTGTATGGGTGTGGGGAATAAACACTCGTACGCGAGATGGTGCAGCAAATGGATCACCTTGAACATAATCAATAAAGAGTGTCACGATATCCCCATGATAAGAACCTTGAATTGACTTCAGTGCTCGATAAGATTTTCCATCTAAATTTTTTAATTGCTTAGATAGTTGCTCCATAATAATCTCCTTTAAAATTAAGTCATTAATCCCTCTTTTTAATTAACCGCTCCAATTTAGATTTAAACACAAAATACATACATATTTAAAATAGTTACTGGGCAATATAACCGTGTTAAATACAACGATTGGAGTGAAAGTTATGAAGACACGGTGGTTAATAAGTTTGAGTTTTCTCGTGATGCTGTTAGGGTTTGCGTCGATTTTCCCAGCTATTGCTGGGGCTGAAAAAGCTGAAGAGGCAAAACTACGAATTGTCCATGCGTCACCTAACACTTCAGCAGTAGATGTTTACGTAAATAAAGATAAAATCATAAGTGATATGGGTTTTAAG
The genomic region above belongs to Bacillus sp. A301a_S52 and contains:
- a CDS encoding fructosamine kinase family protein, producing MESWVKEALLQAGCNAASIQDIDHVSGGDINEALYIKTGDCDYFVKSHKKMTSNFFTIEKESLEFIHLEAKIGTPETYGVFTVDTKDGKRSGLVMQWIASEARKNDCQERLANCIANLHRVTHTAFGYNKHTYIGTILQHNDWNENWCEFYASKRLLPQTELAVKSGKMPLKRRRMMDHLITRLHQWIPTTSVKPRLLHGDLWSGNWLSDSENKIYLIDPSILFGHREMEIAYTEMFGGFNELFYSAYTEQLPLDQEYHSRKPLYQLFYLLVHLNTFGERYGAQIDDILNHYIGDQRSQNKIHF
- a CDS encoding membrane dipeptidase, whose translation is MKVFDLHCDALLKLYEGCATHFANDERLDVTKEKLSDGHISLQVFAVFVDPDIPSDEKYRTALQQIDYFHREVVGKHEAIKKITKWQDIKTLAPTEIGAMLSLEGADAFGNDLMKLRTLYELGVKSIGLTWNNANLCADGCGEPRGAGLTQLGAEVVKLNNENKVWTDLSHLSIRSFWDTVALADYPIASHSNSYTVYSHRRNLNDKQAEEIFRKNGLIGIVFNPPFVRHNDSVQITDLIRHIDHFCSIGGVEHLAFGSDFDGISTYIRGLEHAGKYQVLITELLKYFTEEEVRGFAYQNMLNHLPEDE
- a CDS encoding ABC-ATPase domain-containing protein → MIMEQLSKQLKNLDGKSYRALKSIQGSYHGDIVTLFIDYVQGDPFAAPSRVRVFIPHTHTDLNPHDYVKPEQMIALKHFFAKECHKQLKNVKNTISGTGKSGLIFIDVPGQEVIDRTAVFMTPKGIEFRLSCGLPAQGRSILGHQTNTLLTSLLPKIIINTVKNYDRESLKEALILANDQKHIRLELKKRQLVSFIANNSILPRKTGVSHKPMPSQDAVPFESPAEDEVTLKLPSGKQIRGMAIRKGVTLITGGGYHGKSTLLQAIEKGVYNHEIGDGREYVITDESALKIRSEDGRMIKHVNISPFINDLPFGKTTKDFSSQNASGSTSQAANIMEALEMDAKLLLIDEDTSATNFMIRDARMQQLVSRDKEPIIPFIDRVQDLYVTKGISSILVIGGSGDYFDVADAIYMMEEYKPFNKTNEAKKIAKELLTQRKKELAKPFQTLEQKRMIDKRALFQLFDKKEKVESKGLHTIRIGKTIVDLTYLEQLVDQSQTQALALMIKRIIKHPEDTLSLREAINGVYEKLDQQGIDSLSPFAGQHPGDFALPRKLELAAAINRIRH
- the msrA gene encoding peptide-methionine (S)-S-oxide reductase MsrA; its protein translation is MTKGNYKKATFAGGCFWCMVSPFDEQPGIEAVISGYTGGHTTNPTYKEVCSETTGHLEAVEITYDSHVFPYEKLLDLFWKQIDPTDPGGQFNDRGHSYTTAIFYHDDYQKELAEKSKLNLQNSAKFNGQITTVIRPAEPFYPAEEYHQYYYKKNSFHYKLYKKGSGREDFIKTYWGDTS
- the msrB gene encoding peptide-methionine (R)-S-oxide reductase MsrB; the protein is MVKKDELKNKLTPLQYKVTQENGTEPPFENPYWNFFEEGLYVDLVSGEPLFTSKEKFDSNCGWPSFTKPIDEDSIKEKADTSHQMIRTEVRSSKGDSHLGHVFNDGPKPNGLRYCINSAALKFIPKDKLKEEGYEDYLHLFDD